The following proteins are co-located in the Aquarana catesbeiana isolate 2022-GZ linkage group LG02, ASM4218655v1, whole genome shotgun sequence genome:
- the LOC141129661 gene encoding histone H1.5-like: MTETESAPAAAPPAEPAAKKKPAKKAAAGGAKKGSKKPSGPSVSELLVKAVAASKERSGVSLSALKKVLSAGGYDVDKNNSRLKIAIRGLVTKGTLVQVKGHGASGSFKINKKQEDKAAGAKKSTKKPSAAAKSPKKPAAKKPAKSPKKKTTTKAPTAAKSPKKAAKKPAKKPAAAKAKKVTKSPKKPKAAAKPKKVAKSPAKKAAKPKTAAKPKKAAPKKK; encoded by the coding sequence ATGACGGAGACTGAAAGCGCCCCAGCCGCCGCTCCTCCAGCGGAGCCCGCCGCCAAGAAGAAGCCGGCCAAGAAGGCGGCAGCCGGAGGAGCCAAGAAAGGCAGCAAGAAGCCGTCCGGTCCCAGCGTGTCCGAGCTCCTCGTCAAAGCCGTGGCCGCTTCCAAAGAGCGCAGCGGGGTCTCCCTATCCGCCCTCAAGAAGGTCCTGTCCGCCGGAGGATACGATGTGGACAAGAACAACAGCCGCCTCAAGATCGCCATCAGGGGGCTGGTGACTAAGGGGACCCTCGTCCAGGTCAAAGGACATGGCGCCTCCGGATCCTTCAAGATCAACAAGAAGCAGGAGGACAAGGCGGCAGGCGCCAAGAAAAGCACCAAGAAGCCATCGGCTGcggccaagtcccccaagaagccggccgccaagaagccagccaagtcccccaagaagaagACCACCACCAAAGCCCCCACCGCAGCCAAGAGCCCCAAGAAGGCCGCCAAGAAACCCGCAAAAAAGCCTGCAGCTGCCAAAGCCAAGAAGGTGACAAAGAGCCCCAAGAAGCCCAAAGCTGCAGCCAAGCCGAAAAAAGTCGCCAAGAGTCCGGCTAAGAAGGCGGCTAAACCCAAGACAGCAGCCAAGCCCAAGAAGGCCGCTCCAAAGAAGAAATAA
- the LOC141129662 gene encoding histone H3, which yields MARTKQTARKSTGGKAPRKQLATKAARKSAPATGGVKKPHRYRPGTVALREIRRYQKSTELLIRKLPFQRLVREIAQDFKTDLRFQSSAVMALQEASEAYLVGLFEDTNLCAIHAKRVTIMPKDIQLARRIRGERA from the coding sequence ATGGCGAGAACCAAGCAGACAGCCCGTAAGTCCACCGGAGGCAAAGCTCCccgcaagcagctggccaccaAAGCCGCCCGCAAGAGCGCCCCGGCCACCGGCGGAGTCAAGAAGCCTCACCGCTACAGGCCCGGCACCGTGGCTCTCCGAGAGATCCGCCGCTACCAGAAATCCACCGAGCTGCTCATCCGCAAGCTGCCCTTCCAGCGCCTCGTCCGAGAGATCGCCCAGGACTTCAAGACCGACCTGCGCTTCCAGAGCTCCGCCGTCATGGCTCTGCAGGAGGCCTCTGAGGCTTACCTCGTCGGACTCTTCGAGGACACCAACCTCTGCGCCATCCACGCCAAGAGGGTCACCATCATGCCCAAAGACATCCAGCTGGCACGCCGCATCCGCGGGGAGAGGGcatag